A region of the Curtobacterium flaccumfaciens pv. betae genome:
GGGACGTCTCAGGCGTTGGCCGCGCGCCCGACGGCCACCCACTCGAGGCGACGGAGCGTCTCGCGGTTGCGGATCCAGATGAGCGGCTGCATGAGGAAGTCGGGCACGTACGAACCCGGCCCGGCCACCGCGTTCTCGGTGATCGTGACCTTGCAGCCGTGCCGGTGCGGTTCGACCGTCAGTTCGACGCGGGCCTCGCCGATGGGCCAGCCCTTCGGCTGGATGACCATGCGGTGCGGCGGCTCCCACACCAGCGACGTCGTGACGTCGTTGATGACGATCGGCCACGCGCCGAACGAGTGGTGCAGGTGGGTACCGACCTGCGGCCAGCCGGACTCCTCCTTGCGCATGCGCGAGGCCCCGACCACCCAGGTCGTGTAGAGCCACCCGTCGCCGAGCACGTCGAAGACGGCTTCGGGACGGCAGTGCAGGATGCGGACGTTCTTCGCCATGGTG
Encoded here:
- a CDS encoding SRPBCC family protein: MAKNVRILHCRPEAVFDVLGDGWLYTTWVVGASRMRKEESGWPQVGTHLHHSFGAWPIVINDVTTSLVWEPPHRMVIQPKGWPIGEARVELTVEPHRHGCKVTITENAVAGPGSYVPDFLMQPLIWIRNRETLRRLEWVAVGRAANA